A genome region from Pan troglodytes isolate AG18354 chromosome 3, NHGRI_mPanTro3-v2.0_pri, whole genome shotgun sequence includes the following:
- the LRAT gene encoding lecithin retinol acyltransferase, with translation MKNPMLEVVSLLLEKLLLISNFTLFSSGAAGEDKGRNSFYETSSFHRGDVLEVPRTHLTHYGIYLGDNRVAHMMPDILLALTDDMGRTQKVVSNKRLILGVIVKVASIRVDTVEDFAYGANILVNHLDESLQKKALLNEEVARRAEKLLGFTPYSLLWNNCEHFVTYCRYGTPISPQSDKFCETVKIIIRDQRSVLASAVLGLASIVCTGLVSYTTLPAIFIPFFLWMAG, from the exons ATGAAGAACCCCATGCTGGAGGTGGTGTCTTTACTACTGGAGAAGCTGCTCCTCATCTCCAACTTCACGCTCTTTAGTTCGGGCGCCGCGGGCGAAGACAAAGGGAGGAACAGTTTTTATGAAACCAGCTCTTTCCACCGAGGCGACGTGCTGGAGGTGCCCCGGACCCACCTGACCCACTATGGCATCTACCTAGGAGACAACCGTGTTGCCCACATGATGCCCGACATCCTGTTGGCCCTGACAGACGACATGGGGCGCACGCAGAAGGTGGTCTCCAACAAGCGTCTCATCCTGGGCGTTATTGTCAAAGTGGCCAGCATCCGCGTGGACACAGTGGAGGACTTCGCCTACGGAGCTAACATCCTGGTCAATCACCTGGACGAGTCCCTCCAGAAGAAGGCACTGCTCAACGAGGAGGTGGCGCGGAGGGCTGAGAAGCTGCTGGGCTTTACCCCCTACAGCCTGCTGTGGAACAACTGCGAGCACTTCGTGACCTACTGCAGATATGGCACCCCGATCAGTCCCCAGTCCGACAAG ttttgtgAGACTGTGAAGATAATTATTCGTGATCAGAGAAGTGTTCTTGCTTCAGCAGTCTTGGGATTGGCGTCTATAGTCTGTACGGGCTTGGTATCATACACTACCCTTCCTGCAATTTTTATTCCATTCTTCCTATGGATGGCTGGCTAA